A genomic segment from Bubalus bubalis isolate 160015118507 breed Murrah chromosome 5, NDDB_SH_1, whole genome shotgun sequence encodes:
- the RAD9A gene encoding cell cycle checkpoint control protein RAD9A isoform X4: protein MKSFLSVFRSLAMLEKTVEKCCISLNDRSSRLVVQLHCKYGVRKTHNLSFQDCESLQAVFDPALCPHVLRAPARVLVEAVLPFPPALAEVTLGIGRGRRVILRSYQEEEADSAIKAMVTEMSIGEEDFQQLQAQEGVAITFCLKEFRGLLSFAESANLSLSIHFDAPGRPAIFAIEDSLLDGHFVLATLSESDSHPQTLRAQEELQRPEPGPQAHSTPHLDLDDFAVDDMDSYMIAMETTTGSEGSRALPSISLSPGLQRPCSSSPHSEEEDDDMEPSTVPGTPPPKKFRSLFFGSILAPAHSPQGPSPVLAEDSEGEG from the exons ATGAAG TCCTTCCTGTCTGTCTTCCGCTCGCTGgcaatgctggagaagactgtggaGAAGTGCTGCATTTCCCTGAATGACAGGAGCAGCCGCCTGGTAGTTCAGCTGCACTGCAAGTATG GGGTGAGGAAGACTCACAACCTGTCCTTCCAGGACTGCGAGTCCCTGCAGGCCGTCTTCGACCCAGCCTTGTGTCCCCACGTGCTCCGTGCCCCAGCCAG GGTCCTGGTGGAGGCTGTTCTGCCTTTCCCCCCGGCGCTGGCTGAAGTGACTCTGGGCATCGGCCGTGGCCGCAGGGTCATCCTGCGTAGCTACCAAGAggaggaggcag ACAGCGCCATCAAAGCCATGGTGACGGAGATGAGCATCGGAGAGGAGGATTTCCAGCAGTTGCAGGCCCAGGAAGGGGTGGCCATCACTTTCTGCCTCAAGGAATTCCGG GGGCTCCTGAGCTTCGCAGAGTCAGCCAACTTGTCCCTCAGCATTCACTTCGATGCCCCGGGCAG GCCAGCCATCTTTGCCATCGAGGACTCTCTGCTGGACGGCCACTTTGTCCTAGCCACGCTCTCAGAGTCGGACTCACACCCCCAGACCCTGCGTGCCCAAGAGGAGCTCCAGCGGCCAGAGCCTGGGCCTCAGGCTCACAG CACGCCCCACCTAGACCTGGATGACTTTGCTGTTGACGACATGGACTCTTACATGATCGCCATGGAAACCACCACAGGCAGTGAGGGCTCCCGAGCACTGCCCTCCATCTCCCTTTCACCTGGCCTCCAGCGCCCCTGTAGCTCCAGCCCCCACTCAGAGGAGGAAGATGACGACATGgagcccagcacagtgcctgggactCCCCCACCTAAGAAG TTCCGCTCGCtgttctttggctccatcctggCCCCTGCACACTCTCCCCAGGGCCCCAGCCCTGTGCTGGCTGAAGACAGTGAGGGCGAAGGCTGA
- the TBC1D10C gene encoding carabin isoform X1 — translation MAQALGEDLAQPGEPQDDSSSLGSDSELSGPGPYRQADRYGFIGGSAAEPGPGHPPADLIRQREMKWVEMTSHWEKTMSRRYKKVKMQCRKGIPSALRARCWPLLCGAHMCQKNSPGTYQNLAEAPGDPQWMETIGRDLHRQFPLHEMFVSPQGHGQQGLLQVLKAYTLYRPEQGYCQAQGPVAAVLLMHLPPEEAFWCLVQICEVYLPGYYGPHMEAVRLDAEVFMALLRRLLPRVHKHLQKVGVGPLLYLPEWFLCLFARSLPFPTVLRVWDAFLSEGVKVLFRVGLTLVRLALGTTEQRLACPGLLETLGALRSIPPAQLQEEVFMPQVHGVALSEQDLQREIKAQLAQLPASASEPPPRPQARLPGAPAIFEAQQLAGTQGSPRPEVPRIVVQPPEEPRPPRRKPQTRGKTFHGLLTRSRGPPIESPTRSHRSSTSFLDTRF, via the exons ATGGCCCAGGCCCTGGGCGAGGACCTGGCGCAGCCTGGCGAGCCGCAGGATGACTCTAGCTCTTTGGGGTCCGACTCAGAGTTGAGCGGGCCCGGCCCGTATCGCCAGGCTGACCGCTATGGCTTCATTGGGGGCAGCGCAGCAGAGCCAGG GCCAGGTCACCCTCCTGCAGACCTCATCCGCCAGCGGGAGATGAAGTGGGTGGAGATGACTTCACACTGGGAGAAAACCATGTCTAGGCGGTACAAGAAG GTAAAGATGCAGTGCCGGAAAGGCATCCCCTCGGCCCTGCGGGCCCGGTGTTGGCCCCTTCTGTGCGGGGCTCACATGTGTCAGAAGAACAGCCCCGGCACGTACCAG AACCTGGCTGAGGCCCCAGGAGACCCACAGTGGATGGAAACCATCGGCAGGGACCTGCACCGCCAGTTCCCGCTGCATGAGATGTTTGTGTCGCCCCAGGGTCACGG GCAGCAGGGGCTCCTGCAGGTACTGAAGGCCTACACCCTGTACCGGCCGGAGCAGGGCTACTGCCAGGCCCAGGGCCCTGTGGCCGCCGTGCTGCTCATGCACCTGCCCCCAGAG GAGGCCTTCTGGTGCCTGGTCCAGATCTGCGAGGTTTACCTCCCCGGCTACTACGGGCCCCACATG GAGGCTGTGCGGCTGGACGCCGAGGTGTTCATGGCCCTGCTGCGACGGCTGCTCCCGCGCGTGCACAAGCATCTGCAGAAGGTGGGCGTCGGGCCCCTGCTCTACCTGCCAGAGTGGTTCCTGTGCCTCTTCGCCCgctccctgcccttccccacaGTGCTGCGTGTCTGGGACGCTTTTCTTAGCGAGG GTGTGAAGGTGCTGTTCCGCGTGGGGCTGACCCTGGTGCGCCTGGCGCTGGGCACCACTGAACAGCGCCTGGCCTGCCCAGGGCTCCTGGAGACGCTCGGTGCCCTTCGATCCATCCCACCTGCCCAGTTGCAAGAAGAGGTCTTCATGCCCCAG GTGCATGGCGTGGCCCTGTCCGAACAGGACCTGCAGCGGGAGATCAAGGCCCAGCTGGCCCAGCTGCCTGCATCGGCATCCGAGCCACCCCCGAGGCCGCAGGCCCGCCTGCCTGGGGCCCCAGCCATCTTTGAGGCCCAGCAGCTGGCAGGAACCCAGGGGAGCCCCCGGCCTGAGGTGCCCCGCATCGTGGTACAGCCCCCAGAGGAGCCCCGGCCGCCCCGGCGCAAGCCCCAGACCCGAGGCAAGACTTTCCATGGGCTGCTGACCCGATCCAGGGGGCCCCCTATCGAGAGCCCCACCAGGTCCCATCGAAGCTCCACCTCCTTCCTGGACACCCGATTCTGA
- the RAD9A gene encoding cell cycle checkpoint control protein RAD9A isoform X2, protein MKCLVTGSNVKVLGKAVHSLSRIGDELYLEPLEDGLSLRTVNSSRSAYACFLFAPLFFQQYQAATPGQDQLRCKILMKSFLSVFRSLAMLEKTVEKCCISLNDRSSRLVVQLHCKYGVRKTHNLSFQDCESLQAVFDPALCPHVLRAPARVLVEAVLPFPPALAEVTLGIGRGRRVILRSYQEEEADSAIKAMVTEMSIGEEDFQQLQAQEGVAITFCLKEFRGLLSFAESANLSLSIHFDAPGRPAIFAIEDSLLDGHFVLATLSESDSHPQTLRAQEELQRPEPGPQAHSTPHLDLDDFAVDDMDSYMIAMETTTGSEGSRALPSISLSPGLQRPCSSSPHSEEEDDDMEPSTVPGTPPPKKFRSLFFGSILAPAHSPQGPSPVLAEDSEGEG, encoded by the exons ATGAAGTGTCTTGTCACGGGCAGCAACGTGAAGG TGCTCGGCAAGGCCGTCCACTCCCTGTCCCGCATCGGGGACGAACTCTACCTGGAGCCCCTGGAAGACGGG CTCTCCCTCCGGACTGTGAACTCCTCCCGCTCGGCCTACGCCTGCTTCCTCTTTGCCCCCCTCTTCTTTCAGCAGTACCAGGCGGCCACCCCTGGGCAGGACCAGCTGCGCTGTAAGATCCTGATGAAG TCCTTCCTGTCTGTCTTCCGCTCGCTGgcaatgctggagaagactgtggaGAAGTGCTGCATTTCCCTGAATGACAGGAGCAGCCGCCTGGTAGTTCAGCTGCACTGCAAGTATG GGGTGAGGAAGACTCACAACCTGTCCTTCCAGGACTGCGAGTCCCTGCAGGCCGTCTTCGACCCAGCCTTGTGTCCCCACGTGCTCCGTGCCCCAGCCAG GGTCCTGGTGGAGGCTGTTCTGCCTTTCCCCCCGGCGCTGGCTGAAGTGACTCTGGGCATCGGCCGTGGCCGCAGGGTCATCCTGCGTAGCTACCAAGAggaggaggcag ACAGCGCCATCAAAGCCATGGTGACGGAGATGAGCATCGGAGAGGAGGATTTCCAGCAGTTGCAGGCCCAGGAAGGGGTGGCCATCACTTTCTGCCTCAAGGAATTCCGG GGGCTCCTGAGCTTCGCAGAGTCAGCCAACTTGTCCCTCAGCATTCACTTCGATGCCCCGGGCAG GCCAGCCATCTTTGCCATCGAGGACTCTCTGCTGGACGGCCACTTTGTCCTAGCCACGCTCTCAGAGTCGGACTCACACCCCCAGACCCTGCGTGCCCAAGAGGAGCTCCAGCGGCCAGAGCCTGGGCCTCAGGCTCACAG CACGCCCCACCTAGACCTGGATGACTTTGCTGTTGACGACATGGACTCTTACATGATCGCCATGGAAACCACCACAGGCAGTGAGGGCTCCCGAGCACTGCCCTCCATCTCCCTTTCACCTGGCCTCCAGCGCCCCTGTAGCTCCAGCCCCCACTCAGAGGAGGAAGATGACGACATGgagcccagcacagtgcctgggactCCCCCACCTAAGAAG TTCCGCTCGCtgttctttggctccatcctggCCCCTGCACACTCTCCCCAGGGCCCCAGCCCTGTGCTGGCTGAAGACAGTGAGGGCGAAGGCTGA
- the PPP1CA gene encoding serine/threonine-protein phosphatase PP1-alpha catalytic subunit codes for MSDSEKLNLDSIIGRLLEVQGSRPGKNVQLTENEIRGLCLKSREIFLSQPILLELEAPLKICGDIHGQYYDLLRLFEYGGFPPESNYLFLGDYVDRGKQSLETICLLLAYKIKYPENFFLLRGNHECASINRIYGFYDECKRRYNIKLWKTFTDCFNCLPIAAIVDEKIFCCHGGLSPDLQSMEQIRRIMRPTDVPDQGLLCDLLWSDPDKDVQGWGENDRGVSFTFGAEVVAKFLHKHDLDLICRAHQVVEDGYEFFAKRQLVTLFSAPNYCGEFDNAGAMMSVDETLMCSFQILKPADKNKGKYGQFSGLNPGGRPITPPRNSAKAKK; via the exons ATGTCCGACAGCGAGAAGCTCAACCTGGACTCTATAATCGGACGCCTGCTGGAAG TGCAGGGCTCCAGGCCTGGAAAGAATGTACAGCTGACGGAGAACGAGATCCGTGGTCTGTGCCTCAAATCCCGGGAGATTTTCCTGAGCCAGCCCATTCTTCTGGAGCTGGAGGCACCCCTCAAGATCTGCG GTGACATTCACGGCCAGTACTATGATCTTCTGCGGCTGTTCGAGTACGGCGGCTTCCCTCCAGAGAGTAACTACTTGTTCCTGGGGGACTACGTGGACAGGGGCAAGCAGTCTTTGGAGACCATCTGCCTGCTGCTGGCCTATAAGATCAAGTACCCAGAGAACTTCTTCCTGCTCCGTGGGAACCACGAGTGTGCCAGCATCAACCGCATCTACGGCTTCTATGATGAGT GCAAGAGACGCTACAACATCAAACTGTGGAAGACCTTCACTGATTGCTTCAACTGCCTGCCCATCGCTGCCATCGTGGACGAGAAGATCTTCTGTTGCCATGGAG GCCTGTCCCcagacctacagtccatggagcagATCCGGCGTATCATGCGGCCCACAGATGTGCCTGACCAGGGCCTGCTCTGTGACCTGCTGTGGTCTGACCCTGACAAGGATGTGCAGGGCTGGGGCGAGAATGACCGTGGCGTCTCCTTTACGTTTGGAGCTGAGGTGGTGGCCAAGTTCCTGCACAAGCATGACCTGGACCTCATCTGCCGGGCACACCAG GTAGTAGAAGACGGCTATGAGTTCTTTGCCAAGCGGCAGCTGGTGACACTCTTCTCAGCCCCCAACTACTGCGGCGAGTTTGACAATGCAGGTGCCATGATGAGCGTGGACGAGACGCTCATGTGCTCCTTCCAG ATCCTCAAGCCCGCCGACAAGAACAAGGGGAAATACGGGCAGTTCAGTGGCCTGAACCCTGGAGGCCGGCCCATCACCCCACCCCGCAACTCCGCCAAAGCCAAGAAATAG
- the TBC1D10C gene encoding carabin isoform X2, with translation MAQALGEDLAQPGEPQDDSSSLGSDSELSGPGPYRQADRYGFIGGSAAEPGPGHPPADLIRQREMKWVEMTSHWEKTMSRRYKKVKMQCRKGIPSALRARCWPLLCGAHMCQKNSPGTYQNLAEAPGDPQWMETIGRDLHRQFPLHEMQQGLLQVLKAYTLYRPEQGYCQAQGPVAAVLLMHLPPEEAFWCLVQICEVYLPGYYGPHMEAVRLDAEVFMALLRRLLPRVHKHLQKVGVGPLLYLPEWFLCLFARSLPFPTVLRVWDAFLSEGVKVLFRVGLTLVRLALGTTEQRLACPGLLETLGALRSIPPAQLQEEVFMPQVHGVALSEQDLQREIKAQLAQLPASASEPPPRPQARLPGAPAIFEAQQLAGTQGSPRPEVPRIVVQPPEEPRPPRRKPQTRGKTFHGLLTRSRGPPIESPTRSHRSSTSFLDTRF, from the exons ATGGCCCAGGCCCTGGGCGAGGACCTGGCGCAGCCTGGCGAGCCGCAGGATGACTCTAGCTCTTTGGGGTCCGACTCAGAGTTGAGCGGGCCCGGCCCGTATCGCCAGGCTGACCGCTATGGCTTCATTGGGGGCAGCGCAGCAGAGCCAGG GCCAGGTCACCCTCCTGCAGACCTCATCCGCCAGCGGGAGATGAAGTGGGTGGAGATGACTTCACACTGGGAGAAAACCATGTCTAGGCGGTACAAGAAG GTAAAGATGCAGTGCCGGAAAGGCATCCCCTCGGCCCTGCGGGCCCGGTGTTGGCCCCTTCTGTGCGGGGCTCACATGTGTCAGAAGAACAGCCCCGGCACGTACCAG AACCTGGCTGAGGCCCCAGGAGACCCACAGTGGATGGAAACCATCGGCAGGGACCTGCACCGCCAGTTCCCGCTGCATGAGAT GCAGCAGGGGCTCCTGCAGGTACTGAAGGCCTACACCCTGTACCGGCCGGAGCAGGGCTACTGCCAGGCCCAGGGCCCTGTGGCCGCCGTGCTGCTCATGCACCTGCCCCCAGAG GAGGCCTTCTGGTGCCTGGTCCAGATCTGCGAGGTTTACCTCCCCGGCTACTACGGGCCCCACATG GAGGCTGTGCGGCTGGACGCCGAGGTGTTCATGGCCCTGCTGCGACGGCTGCTCCCGCGCGTGCACAAGCATCTGCAGAAGGTGGGCGTCGGGCCCCTGCTCTACCTGCCAGAGTGGTTCCTGTGCCTCTTCGCCCgctccctgcccttccccacaGTGCTGCGTGTCTGGGACGCTTTTCTTAGCGAGG GTGTGAAGGTGCTGTTCCGCGTGGGGCTGACCCTGGTGCGCCTGGCGCTGGGCACCACTGAACAGCGCCTGGCCTGCCCAGGGCTCCTGGAGACGCTCGGTGCCCTTCGATCCATCCCACCTGCCCAGTTGCAAGAAGAGGTCTTCATGCCCCAG GTGCATGGCGTGGCCCTGTCCGAACAGGACCTGCAGCGGGAGATCAAGGCCCAGCTGGCCCAGCTGCCTGCATCGGCATCCGAGCCACCCCCGAGGCCGCAGGCCCGCCTGCCTGGGGCCCCAGCCATCTTTGAGGCCCAGCAGCTGGCAGGAACCCAGGGGAGCCCCCGGCCTGAGGTGCCCCGCATCGTGGTACAGCCCCCAGAGGAGCCCCGGCCGCCCCGGCGCAAGCCCCAGACCCGAGGCAAGACTTTCCATGGGCTGCTGACCCGATCCAGGGGGCCCCCTATCGAGAGCCCCACCAGGTCCCATCGAAGCTCCACCTCCTTCCTGGACACCCGATTCTGA
- the RAD9A gene encoding cell cycle checkpoint control protein RAD9A isoform X1, with protein MKCLVTGSNVKVLGKAVHSLSRIGDELYLEPLEDGLSLRTVNSSRSAYACFLFAPLFFQQYQAATPGQDQLRCKILMKSFLSVFRSLAMLEKTVEKCCISLNDRSSRLVVQLHCKYGVRKTHNLSFQDCESLQAVFDPALCPHVLRAPARVLVEAVLPFPPALAEVTLGIGRGRRVILRSYQEEEADSAIKAMVTEMSIGEEDFQQLQAQEGVAITFCLKEFRVRFLPCTQRPVHLSSLPSLHALLLPSQGLLSFAESANLSLSIHFDAPGRPAIFAIEDSLLDGHFVLATLSESDSHPQTLRAQEELQRPEPGPQAHSTPHLDLDDFAVDDMDSYMIAMETTTGSEGSRALPSISLSPGLQRPCSSSPHSEEEDDDMEPSTVPGTPPPKKFRSLFFGSILAPAHSPQGPSPVLAEDSEGEG; from the exons ATGAAGTGTCTTGTCACGGGCAGCAACGTGAAGG TGCTCGGCAAGGCCGTCCACTCCCTGTCCCGCATCGGGGACGAACTCTACCTGGAGCCCCTGGAAGACGGG CTCTCCCTCCGGACTGTGAACTCCTCCCGCTCGGCCTACGCCTGCTTCCTCTTTGCCCCCCTCTTCTTTCAGCAGTACCAGGCGGCCACCCCTGGGCAGGACCAGCTGCGCTGTAAGATCCTGATGAAG TCCTTCCTGTCTGTCTTCCGCTCGCTGgcaatgctggagaagactgtggaGAAGTGCTGCATTTCCCTGAATGACAGGAGCAGCCGCCTGGTAGTTCAGCTGCACTGCAAGTATG GGGTGAGGAAGACTCACAACCTGTCCTTCCAGGACTGCGAGTCCCTGCAGGCCGTCTTCGACCCAGCCTTGTGTCCCCACGTGCTCCGTGCCCCAGCCAG GGTCCTGGTGGAGGCTGTTCTGCCTTTCCCCCCGGCGCTGGCTGAAGTGACTCTGGGCATCGGCCGTGGCCGCAGGGTCATCCTGCGTAGCTACCAAGAggaggaggcag ACAGCGCCATCAAAGCCATGGTGACGGAGATGAGCATCGGAGAGGAGGATTTCCAGCAGTTGCAGGCCCAGGAAGGGGTGGCCATCACTTTCTGCCTCAAGGAATTCCGGGTGAGGTTCCTGCCGTGCACTCAACGCCCCGTCCacctctcctccctgcccagcctccaTGCTCTGCTTCTCCCTTCCCAGGGGCTCCTGAGCTTCGCAGAGTCAGCCAACTTGTCCCTCAGCATTCACTTCGATGCCCCGGGCAG GCCAGCCATCTTTGCCATCGAGGACTCTCTGCTGGACGGCCACTTTGTCCTAGCCACGCTCTCAGAGTCGGACTCACACCCCCAGACCCTGCGTGCCCAAGAGGAGCTCCAGCGGCCAGAGCCTGGGCCTCAGGCTCACAG CACGCCCCACCTAGACCTGGATGACTTTGCTGTTGACGACATGGACTCTTACATGATCGCCATGGAAACCACCACAGGCAGTGAGGGCTCCCGAGCACTGCCCTCCATCTCCCTTTCACCTGGCCTCCAGCGCCCCTGTAGCTCCAGCCCCCACTCAGAGGAGGAAGATGACGACATGgagcccagcacagtgcctgggactCCCCCACCTAAGAAG TTCCGCTCGCtgttctttggctccatcctggCCCCTGCACACTCTCCCCAGGGCCCCAGCCCTGTGCTGGCTGAAGACAGTGAGGGCGAAGGCTGA
- the RAD9A gene encoding cell cycle checkpoint control protein RAD9A isoform X3: protein MKCLVTGSNVKVLGKAVHSLSRIGDELYLEPLEDGQYQAATPGQDQLRCKILMKSFLSVFRSLAMLEKTVEKCCISLNDRSSRLVVQLHCKYGVRKTHNLSFQDCESLQAVFDPALCPHVLRAPARVLVEAVLPFPPALAEVTLGIGRGRRVILRSYQEEEADSAIKAMVTEMSIGEEDFQQLQAQEGVAITFCLKEFRGLLSFAESANLSLSIHFDAPGRPAIFAIEDSLLDGHFVLATLSESDSHPQTLRAQEELQRPEPGPQAHSTPHLDLDDFAVDDMDSYMIAMETTTGSEGSRALPSISLSPGLQRPCSSSPHSEEEDDDMEPSTVPGTPPPKKFRSLFFGSILAPAHSPQGPSPVLAEDSEGEG, encoded by the exons ATGAAGTGTCTTGTCACGGGCAGCAACGTGAAGG TGCTCGGCAAGGCCGTCCACTCCCTGTCCCGCATCGGGGACGAACTCTACCTGGAGCCCCTGGAAGACGGG CAGTACCAGGCGGCCACCCCTGGGCAGGACCAGCTGCGCTGTAAGATCCTGATGAAG TCCTTCCTGTCTGTCTTCCGCTCGCTGgcaatgctggagaagactgtggaGAAGTGCTGCATTTCCCTGAATGACAGGAGCAGCCGCCTGGTAGTTCAGCTGCACTGCAAGTATG GGGTGAGGAAGACTCACAACCTGTCCTTCCAGGACTGCGAGTCCCTGCAGGCCGTCTTCGACCCAGCCTTGTGTCCCCACGTGCTCCGTGCCCCAGCCAG GGTCCTGGTGGAGGCTGTTCTGCCTTTCCCCCCGGCGCTGGCTGAAGTGACTCTGGGCATCGGCCGTGGCCGCAGGGTCATCCTGCGTAGCTACCAAGAggaggaggcag ACAGCGCCATCAAAGCCATGGTGACGGAGATGAGCATCGGAGAGGAGGATTTCCAGCAGTTGCAGGCCCAGGAAGGGGTGGCCATCACTTTCTGCCTCAAGGAATTCCGG GGGCTCCTGAGCTTCGCAGAGTCAGCCAACTTGTCCCTCAGCATTCACTTCGATGCCCCGGGCAG GCCAGCCATCTTTGCCATCGAGGACTCTCTGCTGGACGGCCACTTTGTCCTAGCCACGCTCTCAGAGTCGGACTCACACCCCCAGACCCTGCGTGCCCAAGAGGAGCTCCAGCGGCCAGAGCCTGGGCCTCAGGCTCACAG CACGCCCCACCTAGACCTGGATGACTTTGCTGTTGACGACATGGACTCTTACATGATCGCCATGGAAACCACCACAGGCAGTGAGGGCTCCCGAGCACTGCCCTCCATCTCCCTTTCACCTGGCCTCCAGCGCCCCTGTAGCTCCAGCCCCCACTCAGAGGAGGAAGATGACGACATGgagcccagcacagtgcctgggactCCCCCACCTAAGAAG TTCCGCTCGCtgttctttggctccatcctggCCCCTGCACACTCTCCCCAGGGCCCCAGCCCTGTGCTGGCTGAAGACAGTGAGGGCGAAGGCTGA